One stretch of Candidatus Bathyarchaeota archaeon DNA includes these proteins:
- a CDS encoding mandelate racemase/muconate lactonizing enzyme family protein: MKITEIETIPVRMPVGFYRDGEDKTGGKNRPKKFYTGDPLVRNPLRNTDGHKLLDYVIVKIHTDEGITGVGEAPTDGKEPLEAVKFIIDKMFVPHLIGLDPFNLERTIDTIRGRKSRGANRGSVSAIDLALYDLVGKSLNCNVSTLLGGLYRNKVLASIEVPRNTPEKMAEHSLEYYEQGIRGIKAKVGSDYENDAKCLRAIRDALGDDISLRADVNGAYTVQQAIRFCDLANKYDVGLELIEQPTPTWDLDGMARVVKAVDIPVEADESAYSLYQVFKILKHEAADLINPKCSKAGGILGVKKWASVTESAGKEIVVGTEYGLGLRVAAKVILGCALKNAQPIVEFTEIMLHDLLIKKPLVLKDGWIDVPTGPGIGWELDDEKIEKYIPAVFP, encoded by the coding sequence ATGAAGATAACAGAAATTGAGACCATCCCCGTGAGAATGCCCGTTGGCTTCTATAGGGATGGGGAAGACAAGACAGGGGGAAAAAATAGGCCAAAAAAGTTCTACACCGGGGATCCTTTGGTAAGAAACCCACTTAGAAATACTGACGGCCATAAGCTATTGGATTACGTAATAGTAAAGATCCACACAGATGAGGGTATTACCGGGGTTGGGGAGGCACCTACGGACGGTAAAGAGCCCCTCGAGGCGGTTAAGTTTATCATCGACAAAATGTTTGTCCCCCACCTCATAGGGCTGGATCCCTTTAATCTGGAGCGAACCATAGACACCATCAGAGGGAGAAAATCAAGGGGAGCTAACAGGGGCTCCGTATCGGCCATTGACCTCGCCCTCTACGACCTTGTTGGCAAATCGCTAAACTGCAACGTTTCCACCCTCCTAGGTGGACTCTACCGGAACAAGGTCCTTGCCTCCATCGAAGTCCCTCGAAATACCCCCGAGAAGATGGCTGAGCACAGCCTGGAGTATTATGAACAGGGGATAAGGGGTATCAAGGCCAAGGTCGGCTCGGACTATGAAAACGACGCCAAGTGCCTCAGAGCTATCAGGGATGCCCTAGGCGATGACATCAGCCTTAGGGCCGATGTAAATGGAGCCTACACAGTACAGCAGGCCATCAGGTTTTGCGACCTCGCCAACAAGTACGACGTAGGCCTAGAACTCATTGAGCAACCTACCCCCACATGGGACCTGGATGGCATGGCCAGAGTCGTGAAGGCGGTGGATATTCCCGTTGAGGCCGACGAGAGCGCTTACAGCCTCTACCAGGTCTTCAAGATCCTGAAGCATGAAGCAGCGGATCTCATTAACCCCAAGTGTTCCAAAGCCGGGGGGATCTTAGGAGTAAAAAAGTGGGCTTCGGTGACCGAGTCTGCGGGTAAGGAGATTGTAGTCGGCACCGAGTACGGTCTGGGGCTGAGGGTGGCAGCGAAGGTGATCCTCGGGTGCGCACTAAAGAACGCCCAGCCCATAGTGGAGTTCACCGAGATTATGCTCCACGACCTCCTCATCAAGAAACCTCTGGTACTCAAAGACGGCTGGATCGACGTCCCCACGGGGCCAGGTATAGGCTGGGAGCTCGACGACGAGAAGATAGAAAAATACATCCCCGCTGTTTTTCCCTAG
- a CDS encoding L-serine ammonia-lyase, iron-sulfur-dependent, subunit alpha, protein MRKKVSIFNEVLGPVMHGPSSSHTAASYFIGRLIRDLLNDKPETVIISFAEGGSYAEVYSQQGSDLGFATGLMGWPITDERFFDALQLARDSGLSIAFTVEILEEDDHPNAIWIQGVSQGGQEIFVNARSTGGGAVELLNLNGWEVNITGDAHNLIVETESSAALKIKEILSYNDQILIEPSIKERDGMALIRTQLFRQLNENALDEINKTDGIKSIWKTSSIKFPKPGDPLYLSGKTLDEYAKKEGCSLGEAALHYEAALLGITQEEAIDEMWRRYEIMAQAVEQGLRGNIRGMQLLEPSAQRIYELETRGDLATGGLHTKAAARALAAMHVNSSMGVVCAAPTGGAAGTIPGTITTLVDERGLNKIQTVNALFAAGAIGLVLAMRGTFAAEVAGCQVEIGAAGAMSSAAVVEVAGGSVRQALDAAAIAFQNTMGSPCDLVQGMVEIPCHTRNALAASSAFVCADLILGGYSNPIPLDETIDAVMKVGRMLPRELRCTALGGLAITPSALAMKRLR, encoded by the coding sequence ATGAGGAAGAAAGTAAGTATTTTTAATGAGGTCCTTGGCCCCGTAATGCACGGGCCTTCAAGCTCCCACACAGCGGCGTCATATTTCATCGGCAGACTCATTAGGGATCTACTCAATGACAAACCTGAGACCGTCATCATCTCATTCGCGGAGGGGGGCTCCTACGCAGAGGTTTACTCTCAGCAAGGTAGCGATCTGGGTTTTGCCACTGGGTTGATGGGGTGGCCGATTACCGACGAAAGATTCTTCGACGCGCTCCAGCTAGCCCGAGATTCTGGGTTATCGATAGCTTTCACAGTTGAGATTCTGGAGGAGGACGATCATCCTAACGCTATTTGGATACAGGGCGTCTCCCAGGGGGGTCAGGAGATCTTTGTGAACGCGAGGTCTACCGGAGGAGGTGCTGTGGAACTGCTGAATCTAAACGGCTGGGAGGTTAACATCACGGGGGACGCCCATAACTTAATAGTTGAGACAGAAAGCAGTGCGGCCTTAAAGATTAAAGAAATACTGTCCTACAATGACCAGATATTAATAGAGCCCTCAATTAAGGAGCGCGATGGGATGGCCCTTATTAGGACTCAACTTTTCAGGCAGCTCAATGAAAACGCGTTGGATGAAATCAACAAAACCGATGGGATAAAATCTATCTGGAAGACTAGCTCTATAAAGTTCCCCAAACCCGGAGATCCCCTATATCTGAGTGGAAAAACCCTAGACGAGTATGCCAAGAAAGAGGGATGTTCGTTGGGAGAAGCAGCCCTCCACTACGAGGCAGCCCTACTAGGCATCACACAAGAAGAGGCTATCGACGAAATGTGGCGGCGATATGAGATCATGGCTCAAGCCGTGGAGCAGGGCCTTAGGGGTAACATCAGAGGGATGCAACTGCTAGAGCCCAGCGCACAGAGGATCTACGAGCTAGAAACAAGAGGGGACCTAGCTACAGGCGGCCTGCATACAAAAGCTGCAGCAAGAGCACTAGCTGCGATGCACGTCAACAGCAGCATGGGGGTCGTTTGCGCGGCGCCTACGGGGGGAGCTGCCGGAACAATTCCCGGTACTATCACGACACTGGTCGATGAGCGAGGCCTGAATAAGATCCAGACCGTGAATGCTCTCTTCGCTGCCGGAGCAATAGGACTTGTGCTAGCAATGAGGGGGACCTTTGCTGCTGAGGTCGCGGGATGCCAAGTGGAAATCGGGGCCGCAGGGGCAATGTCCTCCGCCGCGGTTGTGGAGGTGGCTGGGGGCTCTGTCCGGCAAGCATTGGATGCTGCGGCCATCGCGTTCCAGAACACCATGGGGTCCCCCTGCGATCTGGTTCAGGGCATGGTGGAGATTCCGTGCCACACCAGAAACGCGTTAGCCGCATCATCCGCCTTCGTCTGCGCCGACCTCATTCTCGGAGGATATAGTAACCCTATTCCCTTAGACGAGACTATCGACGCAGTGATGAAAGTGGGGAGGATGCTCCCAAGAGAGCTCAGATGTACAGCTCTTGGGGGACTTGCGATAACCCCATCAGCCCTCGCAATGAAAAGGTTGAGATAA
- a CDS encoding mandelate racemase/muconate lactonizing enzyme family protein — translation MEITKVETIPVSIPVGFFKDGMCKVRGVNAPDKYYTGKTLSGSRRTAPNDALLLDNIIVKIHTDEDITGIGAAAPDVGFFGEPWESVKIIIDNYMGPRIIGMDPFDREQILHIVTRTGGWHNVLATSGIDLALHDLLGKAMNTSVCNLLGGCHQDKILLSTEVPRGVPEKMAEHSLEYYEQGVRGFKAKVGSDPLRDALSLKAMRDAMGDKISIRADANQAYTPKEAIKMCKLTQKFDVDLELLEQPTKKWDLDGMARITKTVDIPIEADESAFSLFDVMRIIKKGAADVINAKIAKAGGFYGVKKWAAVAESAGLATVIGTEWGVGSQIAAKLHLGGSTKTIHPVIEFTEIMIHETLLSERLKLKDGYLDVPTGPGLGLELDPKKVEKYMNRDPLASALASASRESIYG, via the coding sequence TTGGAGATAACAAAAGTTGAGACCATCCCCGTAAGCATTCCCGTGGGATTCTTCAAGGATGGTATGTGCAAAGTCAGGGGAGTCAACGCCCCCGATAAATATTACACAGGAAAAACACTCTCGGGGAGCCGCAGAACGGCGCCCAACGACGCCCTCCTCCTCGATAATATTATAGTCAAGATCCACACAGATGAAGATATTACAGGCATAGGTGCAGCGGCTCCAGACGTGGGATTTTTTGGGGAGCCCTGGGAGTCTGTAAAGATCATCATAGACAACTACATGGGGCCCCGTATCATTGGAATGGATCCCTTTGACAGAGAGCAGATCCTCCATATAGTCACCAGGACAGGAGGATGGCACAACGTTCTGGCCACCTCTGGGATTGATCTCGCTTTACATGATCTTCTAGGGAAGGCGATGAACACATCTGTCTGCAATCTCCTAGGGGGCTGTCACCAAGACAAAATACTTCTCTCTACGGAGGTGCCGCGGGGTGTCCCCGAAAAGATGGCTGAACACAGCCTGGAGTATTACGAGCAAGGGGTCCGAGGCTTCAAGGCTAAGGTTGGGTCTGACCCCCTCCGGGATGCCCTCTCCCTAAAGGCTATGCGGGATGCTATGGGAGACAAGATAAGCATCAGGGCGGATGCCAACCAAGCCTACACCCCCAAGGAGGCCATCAAGATGTGCAAGCTAACCCAGAAATTCGACGTGGATTTGGAGCTCCTTGAACAGCCTACCAAGAAATGGGACCTAGACGGGATGGCTAGGATAACCAAGACTGTGGACATCCCCATCGAGGCCGACGAGAGCGCCTTCAGCCTCTTTGATGTTATGAGGATCATCAAGAAGGGAGCTGCAGACGTAATCAACGCCAAGATCGCTAAGGCAGGGGGATTCTATGGGGTCAAGAAATGGGCTGCCGTAGCTGAGTCAGCTGGCCTCGCAACAGTCATCGGGACAGAGTGGGGGGTGGGTTCCCAGATCGCCGCGAAGTTGCATCTAGGAGGATCTACAAAGACCATCCACCCCGTTATAGAGTTCACGGAGATAATGATCCACGAAACACTGCTTTCCGAACGCCTGAAGCTCAAGGACGGTTATCTTGACGTTCCCACAGGCCCAGGGTTGGGACTCGAGTTGGACCCAAAGAAGGTCGAGAAATATATGAACCGTGATCCCTTGGCGAGCGCTCTCGCCTCAGCTTCGCGGGAGTCCATATATGGATGA
- a CDS encoding zinc-binding dehydrogenase, with protein sequence MVKASVLEDVGRLAVHDYPRPDVGEGTMLIDMELCGVCGTDIHLYGGNMKVPFPVIPGHEFVGRIKEIGEGAEKMEAKGKYLAEDDLVAVVPGTNLFCGTCYFCRLLPHKPTYCTNRRVMGVNLSSGEPPHLLGGWAEEVFVDAAHYFVYKIPDGVPAEVAVLTEPMAVSSRAIERAYSPGIQTSIKGFRSDDSVVVQGAGPIGLLAIATARIAGAGRIIAVDMVDDRLEIAEKLGADYVIDMRSFTDRGSRVAEVKRLTSGIGADVVIECAGVPAAFAEGIELTRRGGRFVEVGHYTDPGNVEINPHTICMKDVDILGSWAYPPAQFDTALQFLERGMDDLPLTEIITHKFRVTNAARSIETVRSRKGIKMVITP encoded by the coding sequence ATGGTGAAAGCATCGGTCTTAGAGGATGTGGGGCGGCTTGCAGTCCACGATTATCCCCGACCAGATGTCGGAGAAGGCACTATGCTAATTGATATGGAACTCTGTGGAGTTTGCGGCACCGACATACACCTCTACGGGGGGAATATGAAGGTCCCATTCCCCGTGATCCCCGGCCACGAATTTGTTGGGAGGATCAAGGAGATAGGGGAGGGTGCCGAGAAAATGGAGGCAAAAGGGAAGTACCTCGCAGAGGACGATCTCGTAGCAGTGGTCCCTGGCACTAACCTATTCTGTGGAACCTGCTATTTCTGCCGCTTATTGCCCCACAAACCCACCTATTGTACCAACAGAAGGGTAATGGGAGTCAACCTAAGTAGTGGCGAACCACCACATCTACTTGGGGGTTGGGCCGAGGAGGTTTTCGTCGACGCCGCCCACTACTTTGTCTATAAGATCCCCGATGGCGTCCCCGCAGAGGTTGCTGTCCTGACGGAGCCTATGGCGGTCTCTTCGAGAGCCATAGAGAGGGCTTACTCCCCTGGAATTCAAACATCCATCAAGGGATTCAGGTCGGACGACAGCGTCGTGGTACAGGGGGCGGGACCCATTGGGCTCCTAGCTATTGCAACCGCCCGTATCGCCGGGGCCGGAAGGATCATAGCCGTCGATATGGTCGACGATCGCTTGGAGATCGCCGAGAAGCTAGGGGCGGATTACGTCATCGATATGAGGAGCTTTACGGACCGCGGATCAAGGGTCGCGGAGGTCAAGCGCCTTACCAGCGGCATTGGGGCCGACGTAGTCATTGAGTGCGCTGGGGTCCCCGCAGCCTTCGCCGAGGGAATCGAACTGACAAGAAGGGGTGGCCGATTCGTTGAGGTGGGTCACTATACCGACCCGGGGAACGTTGAAATAAACCCCCACACTATCTGTATGAAGGACGTGGACATCCTGGGGAGCTGGGCTTATCCCCCCGCCCAGTTCGACACAGCCCTCCAGTTCTTGGAGAGGGGAATGGACGATCTCCCTCTGACCGAGATCATCACCCATAAGTTCAGAGTCACCAACGCCGCGAGATCCATCGAGACGGTGAGGAGTCGGAAGGGTATCAAGATGGTCATCACGCCCTAG